Part of the Tolypothrix sp. PCC 7910 genome, AACCATCATCTTCATTTAACTGTGCTAACTGACCTTTAGTTAAAGGTGCAGCCATTAAGTTGACATGAACAAAAATTGACCTTACTCTCCGCCTTGCTTGAGTGCGACTTTCCCCAGGCGCAACCGCACAAATAAATTCAATTCCGATTTTTTCTTTGGGTAAGCTTTGTAAATAAGCAGGGTCTACCTGATATTGCTCAACTAAATCATCTATTTTAATAAAACTGTCATCAGCAGTTTTATCTTTTTTGTAACGCTGAAGTTTCCCAGTTTTAATTAACTCCATTAAACCCTGTACACCCATCAATCGATGTTGACCATCTAATGCATAAATAGTGACATTATCTTCGGAAATATTCAGTAAACCTACTTTACCGTCTTTATCCAGAGGCGTAAAATCGGTAGTCGATTTATTTGCTTTTCCTTCACTGTTCCACTCAGCAGCTTTGGGATCGTCCACCCAAGATTGATTAATTACCACCAACACCGGGGGAAACTTATGATTTCTCCTTGCTGCTAAATACTGGACTAACGGTGCTTGACGCGACCAATCTAAGGGACGCTGCTGTATTTCATCAATACTATCTGCGTCAATCTCGATGTTATCTGTGTCGGAATTGTACTTATTTTGAAACAGTGGTAAACCAGAAGCGAAATGAACCCGACCTGCGAACCATTCTAGGGTGACAGAACCAACATAAGCTTCCGTCCCACCCATTTCTGTTTTCTGGACGAGAATTTGGTCTTTCTTTCCCAAGAACTTCTCTAAAAGTAAAGCAAGTACCTGTTTATCCTTGGTTTCTCGTTCCTGATATTCTCTAGCGATGTCAGCAGTTGGGTCGGATGCACTATCTTTCATGTTAATTTTTAAAACCTAGATAATGTAAAGTAGTTTAGTTGTCAAAAAAGTCCGCTATTAATAGTACAGTTTTTAAAAACATTTGAGAAACCCGTCTTTCCCCTTGGCGTTCTGCTTCTGCTGCGTCTGCGTGAGGAGAAGGGTAAACCAATGTTAATTTTGTCAGCGCAAATGCGGTGTGTCCAGATCAAGAGATGAGTTTCTAGAGGTAGGGATAAATGACTACAGCACAACAACCAGAGAATAAAGGTCAGCAATCGCGTACTGTAGCAGATTTAGTGACAGATATCCAAACTCTTACCGCTGAAATTCAAGAATTGTATTGTTTAGATGAGATTCCCTGGGTTGTGGGCTATTCAGGAGGTAAAGATAGCACTGCAACATTACAGCTGATTTGGAATGCGATCGCAGGATTATCACCTGAACAACGAAAGAAGCCAGTTCATGTAATTACAACAGACACGTTGGTAGAAAATCCTATAGTCTCTGCTTGGGTACGGAATTCTCTTCAACAGATGAAGGATGTTGCCAAGGAACAAGGAATGCCTGTACAGCCTCATCTACTTTACCCAGCAGTCAAAGATACATTTTGGGTAAACTTAATTGGCAAAGGCTATCCAGCGCCCCGCAATCGGATGCGGTGGTGTACGGAACGCTTGAAGATTAAACCTACTGACGGCTTTATTCGTGACGTGATTCAAGCCAATGGAGAAGTAATTCTGGTATTGGGTACTCGCAAGGCTGAAAGCGTCAAACGTTCAATTACAATGGCTAAACATCGAGAATGGCGGATACGCGATCGCATCAATACTAATCCCAACCGACCTAATTCTTTGATTTACTTGCCAATTGAAGATTGGCGGACAGATGAAGTGTGGATTTACCTTAATCAATGGCAAAACCCGTGGGGATATAGCAACAAAGATTTATTCACTATGTATCGGGGTGCAACAGCAGATAATGAATGTCCCCTTGTTGTTGATACTTCCACTCCTAGCTGTGGTGATTCTCGTTTTGGATGCTGGGTTTGCACAATTGTTAATAAGGATAAATCAATGGAGGCAATGATCCAAAATGATGAAGAAAAAGAATGGATGCAACCTCTACTAGATATTCGTAATGAATTAGATATTAGAGATGACCGTGATAAAAGAGACTTCCGCCGCATTTGGGGTGAAGTTCAACTATTTGAACGCAATGTAGATGGTGAAGTTTCCGTAGAACCAATTCACGGCCCATACACTAAATATTGGCGGGAATATTGGCTGAGAAAGGTCTTAGAGGCAGAAGCACAAGTACGCTGCACCGCACCAGAAAATATGCGCGATATTACCTTAATTACTCTTGAAGAAATGAGTGAAATTCGCCGAATTTGGTTAGAAGAAAAACACGAATTCGATGATAGTTTACCCCGCATTTATCATGAAGTAACTGGTGAAGTCTTCCACGATCCTCGTCCTGGGGCTGATAATAGTTTACTTGGTAGTGATGAATGGGAAGTATTAGAAGAAATTTGTGCAGATGACGCTATGCACTTAGAACTGATGGCGAAATTGTTAGACACAGAACGCCAGTTTCGCAAGATGGTGCGGCGGGTGGGGATATACGATAGTTTAGAGAAATGTTTTAATACAAGTTCCCGTTCTAAAGAAGAAGCTGTTAAAAATGCTCATCTTAAGCGTGACTTGAAAACAGCAATTGACCAAGGTGATGTGGAAAAGGTTAAGCAGCTAACTTTAGGAGATTTTGCAGTTCCAGCAGAACCAGTAGAAGTAACCACAGAAAAAGCAGAAGTAACTAGTGATTTATCTACCGATAAACCAAAGAATTGGGGGAAAATGAAATTTCAAAATAAGGAAAAAAAGTCTAAAAATAATTCTAAATGAACATAACTATCACGGATGGCGGAATTCAAAATGAACACAGTAATTGATTTTCGCCATACTGTACCAACATAAAAACCTTTTCCAATTACCAATTACCAATTACCAATTACCAATTCCCCCAATAGCAGCTAATGCCATTAGATATTCAACTGCTACCAAAAATTGATGCCAAATCTCTGCGAGAATATGGCAAGCAATATTATGTAGATGCTCAAGGAAATCGTTTACCTAGCGTCACGACAATACTTAATGCTACAAAACCTCAAGCAGATCGTGATAGGTTATTAAACTGGAAAGCGCGTGTTGGTACAGAAGAAGCAAACCGCATTACTACGGCTGCTAGTCGTCGGGGAACGAAAACACACAAGCAAATTGAACGCTATCTACTGGGGGAAAATCCAGTTTGTTCGGAAGCTAGTCTTCCTTATTGGGAAAGTATCAAGCCTGTTTTAGAAGAAATCAACACAATTAGACTCGTGGAAGGTTCTGTTTTTCACTATGATTTGAAGTATTCTGGCATAGTAGATTGTATTGCTAGCTATCAAGGCATACCCTGTGTTTGTGAGTGGAAAACTGCGGATAAACCTAAAGGTTCAATTGAGCGTTTATATGAATATCCTCTACAATTAGCAGCATATATAGGAGCAGCTAATAAATATTATGGTGATTTGGGAATTCAGATAAATCATGCATTGTTAGTTGTGGTGATTCCTGAGATGGCGGCGGAGGTTTTTTGGCTAGAAACAGATACAATTAAATATTATTGGCAGCAGTGGGAAGCAAGAGTTGCTGAATATTGGCAGCGTCAAAAATATTGGTCTTCTTGATAAGAAATGCTGAATCGTATTGGTTGATGGTGAAGCAGCGCTGCGGGAGGGTTTCCCTCCGCAGGCGACTGCTGAACCCGAAGGGTGCGTTGCGCTACGCGACAACACACCCTACATTTACTTTATGATTCCATGACTGCTAATACAGATTTTGGTAATAATTTATCTTTAAACCAAATAATTCTTGCTGGAACATCGTTTAATTTCACACCAGCTTTTTCTAAATTCAATCTTTCAGAAATTGCTAAAATTAAATCATCTCTTCCCGCACGTCGCACTTGCGAAAATTTCTTTTGTAAATATTCTGGTCGCCAATAACCGACAATTTCTAATAGGAATGTTCGTCCATCGGGGTGAACTAAGCGAAAATCGGGAATCATCACGCTTCCCGGAATCGGAATTAAATCAACTTCTCTCTCTAATACCCATTCCGATTTCAGCGCATCCCATTTATCAGCGAAGGATGCTTCTAGCATACTATCGTAGGGTTTACCTGGGGAATAGTGTGTTACTAAACCACATTCGGAATTAAGGGTAAAACGTCCAGTGCGCCAAGTGTTGGTGTAAGCGTCGCGGGTTTGCAGAGTAGAAGCGAGACTCCAGCGGGTGACGTGGAGTAAGGCGGGGATAAGTTTGGCGATCGCTAACCCGTAACGCGTACTAGGATTAAATAAGCTGGTAGGGCCATCAATGGTAATGGTAAACCCATGATCGGCATCACCTTCAATATAAGCCATCAGTTGAAATAACTTGAGATAGCGAAATAACAGCTTATATTCTCCGGGAACGTTGCGATGAGCATTTAATATTAATTGACTGGCTTTATAAAATACTCCCTGCACTTGCGATAAGTTATAGCGATGCAATAAATCTTGCGGTGTGGGTGCATCAAAAACCGTCAGAATTTTATTTTCATTTAAATCAGCATATAAGCCATTATGAACTTGTTCAGGTAAAACTTCTCGCTCAAGTTCATGAGTTAATTCATCAGCTATTTTATTCAGAGTAAGTTGAGTTGCTTCTTTGCTAGGAACAGATTTTGCGGCTAAAGCAAATACCCTTTCTCTTAACATGGGTGGTTCTAAGGGACTCACCACTTCAAAGGTGCAAAAACTGCTTTTAAGAATATAAGCCAAACCTCGTTTGACACGATAATCTGTAGTATCGCCTTCAAAATCTGTAAGTTGACGTTCTAGCATCCCTTGAGTTTTGCCAACTGCGGCTTGAAAATAAGCGATTAATTCATTGGCTAAATTGATATGTTTATCATCAATTTTCAACCGCTTTGGGATAATTTCTTCACCGTTGTGGCGGTGCATTAATAGTTCTGTCGGTAACATTTTTTTAATTCGTAATTCTTAATTCGTAATTAATAAGAAATAGTACGCCTATAGACAGATTTATCTGCGTGATGTGATCATGTTAAATCGGATGAGTCTTCGCTGCGATTTGTAGAATAATTGATTTCTAACTGTTCCGCAGCTTTAGCACTTCTTTCTTTACTAGTTCCATAAACAACTTGCAAATGTCCTTTCTTTCCTGTCTTCCCTTTGCGTTCTTCGCGCCTTCTCTGCGAGACGCTTCGCGAATGCGGTTCGTTACTCTTCTCCATCCCTCTCCGCCGCGCCGAAGTTCTTTCTTCACTTGTATCTTCGGCGACTACTTCATATAAAATCGCCTGTTTATTGGCAATATTTCCCTTACGTAAAACTCTTCCCAAACGTTGAATATATTCCCTTGTTGAACCAGTGCCAGATAAAATAATGGCAATCGCTGCTGCGGGGACATCAACACCCTCGTTCAACACATGGGAAGCTATTAAGGTGTTATATCCGCCTTCCCGAAATTTGGTTAAGATTTCATGCCTTTCTTTCACCGGGGTTTGATGAGTAATTGCCGGAATGAGCAACTCTTGAGAAATGCGGTAAACGGTAGCATTATCAGCAGTGAAAATGATAATTCTTTCGGGATGATGTTTCGCTAATAAATTGGCTAAAATCCGCAACTTCCCATCAGTCCCTAAGGCGATTTCCTTGGCTTCACGATGTGCTAACATAGCTCTGCGTCCAGTTTGCGATCGCGCGCTCATTTGTACAAACATTTGCCAACCTTGAATACTCCCTAAAGAAATCCGGGAGTCGCGTAAAAAATCGTTGCGGGTTTGAATTAATTGGTTGTATTTTTCTCGCTCATGTTGGGATAATTTCACCTTAATTTGCACAATTTCATGTTCTGCTAAGGCTTTCCCAGCTAAATCTTCGGCGCGTTTGCGATAGACTTCTCTACCAATGAGGATATTTAAATCAGCGTGTTTGCCATCGGTGCGTTCGGGAGTCGCTGATAATCCGAGGCGATAAGGTGCGATCGCATATTCGGCAATCACACGATTAAAATCTGTGGGTAAATGATGACATTCATCGAAAATCACCAACCCATATCGATTTCCCAAGCTTTCTGCATTAATCGCTGCACTATCGTAGGTAGCAATTAAAATTGGTGTTTTATCTTTAGAACCACCACCCAACAAACCCACCTCTGCATCGGGGAAGGCTGCTACTAAGTGAGCATACCACTGATGCATCAAATCCAAAGTGGGTACCACAATCAATGTGCTGCGGGGTGTGGCTTGCATCGCCATCTGTGCTAAATAAGTCTTTCCCGCCGCCGTTGGTAGCACTACTACCCCTTGTCTCCCCGCAAGTTTCCAAGCCGCTAACGCCTCATTTTGGTGGGGATAGGGTTCCATTTCCAGTGTAGCCACCAAATCTAAGGGATAAAATTCCTTCGCCTCATCAATAAAATCAACTTCTTCCGCTTGTAGTGCTTCCACCACAGAACGGTATTGAATTGCTGGTAAGCGGAACTTTTCTACCCGGTCATCCCATGTGGCATAATCCATCCAGGCTTTACCCCGTGGGGGTGGATGTAGTATGAGTGTACCGCGATCAAAGGTGAGTGTGGGAGTGCGAGCCATTGATAACTTAGTTTATACCTAGATTTTCATATTTCATTACTCATAACGCAAAATGTGCATAGTTGTGTTGGTTGTTATTTGCCATTTGTCATTGGTAAGGGTTTAGCAATGCTTAAAAGCTACAAAATATAGATTATTTACGCTAAATTAAGTCAAAGCATAAAGTTCAACAACTATCTATAGGAATCTTATTTGATTGTTGTAAATCTTAGATACACTTAGTTGTTAATTCATGGCTTCATTATCCATAATTAAACAAGCAATAATCATTTTATTTAAGCGTTCACTACCATACTATATAAAATACTATTATTTCTTTAGATAGATGCATAGCCCACAAATATTTGCTGTTAATTTAGGCGAGGCATCATAGACGTTCATCTACCACCAAGAAAGAATCGATATTTGTTCACGCTCTAGCCTGTGATACCTTGGATGGTAAGGATATTTTTTGAGGATGAAGCTTTTCTCAGGGTAAAAAATAATCTTCCTAATTTAGAGCATTCTGCTAAAAATCAAGTGCTAATTCTCTAAATTTTTAATTTGATGAGCTAAAGAAGAGTGTTTTTTTCTATTTGAATTTTATCAGCTCTATGTAAATTCTGATTAGTATAATTTTCCTATGCGATCGCACTTATCATTGAAATCCGCAAATCAGCTTCCGGCTTGGACTTCTTATGTAGTTTTACTAGGAACACTGTTACTAACTGCAGGAGCAACAGGCTTACTAGAGATTACAGGAACAGCTCAAGATAAGTTGCGGTTTCAAAATGCAGTTACTCGCACTCAAGACAATATCCAAAGTCGTTTAGATACCTATATCACCTTGCTGCGTGCAGGTAGCGCCTTATTTGCAGCGAATGAAGAAGTGAGCCGCGCAGAATTTCGTGCTTTTGTGGAAAGGTTGAACTTACGAGAACGCTATCCAGGAATTCAGGGAATTGGATTTTCACGGCGAATCAGTGCTGAACAATTACCAGGATTACTCAGCGATATGCAAAAGCAGGGAGTGAAAAACTTTAACCTGCGACCGAATTATCAGCGCAATGAGTATCACTCTATTATTTACTTAGAACCGTTGGATCGGCGTAATCAAGCCGCCATTGGTTATGATATGTATACCGAAACAGTGCGACGTGCAGCGATGGAATATGCCCGCGATCATGGGACAGTCGCAGCATCTGGTAAGGTGACGTTAGTACAGGAAATCGATCAACACAAGCAAGCTGGCTTTCTCATTTACATTCCAGTTTACCGCCAAGGCATTATACCCAAGACAATCAGCGATCGCCAAGCAAATTTACTCGGCTTTGTTTATAGTCCCTACCGTGCTGACGACTTACTACAAGGGATTTTTGGCGGAGAACAGCCTCTGGTAAATTTCGATATTTATGATGGCACAGAAATTAAGCCAGAGAATTTATTACATTCATCTCTAAGGAATTCTACGGTTAACAATCCCTCTTACCACCCGCAATTTCAAACCACTCACACTATCAAAATTGCTGGACGTAGTTGGACAATGGTTTTCAAGTCTAAGCCAGAGATGGATTTACTATCGTCCAGAAATTTGGTGCCTTATATTGGCTTTACGGGTGTAGTTATTAGTTTCATTTTATTTGGCATTACGCGATCGCTTAATAATGCGCGGAATGCAGCTGAAACATCAGCCGCAGCATTGGGAGTATCGCAAGCCGCACTCCTAGAAAGCGAAAAGCGCTTTCGGCGTTTAGTGGAATCGAATATTTTTGGTGTTGCTTGCAGTGACTTTGAGGGAAATATCAAATACGCCAACGAATATTTTCTGAGAATGCTAGGTTATACCATAGAAGATATGATTGTAGGTACAATTCACCCCAATAAAATTACACCCGCAGAATATGTATCTTTAGATAACCAAGCAATTACAGAACTGAGAAATAATGGAGTGGCGACTCCTTTTGAAAAAGAATTTATCCGCAAAGACGGTACTCGCGTTCCTATTCTCATTGGTAGTGCATTGGTACAAGCATCTGAGAGCAAACCAGAAGAAATTATTACCTTTTATTTAGACTTAACTATTCCCAAACAAGTAGAAGCAATCTTACGCCAAAAGGAAGAACAATTACGCTTAATTACTAATGCTGTTCCTGTATTTATTTCCTATATTGATAATCAACAACACTACGGCTTTAATAATAAAAAATATGCCGAATGGTATGGAGTATCAGGCTCAGAACTCTACGGTAAACATATCAAAGAAGTTGTAGGCGAAGCTACTTATAAGACAATTCTTCCTTATATCGAAACAGTATTATCAGGAGAAACAGTAACCTACGAAGTGGAAATTACCCCCCCACATGTCAGCAGCCGTTATATTCAAGGTGCCTATGTTCCCCACTTTAGCAACGATGGAAAAGTAGAAGGCTTTGTTGCCTTAATTAGCGATATTACTGAGAGTAAACAAGCCCAAAAAGCTTTACAACAAAGTGAAGAACGCTTCCGCAAACTAACAGAAAAAGCGCGAGTAATTCCTTGGCAAGCTGATGCTCAAACTGGAAATTTTACCTATGTCGGGCCGCAAAGTGAAGAAATTCTTGGTTATCCCGCAATAGATTGGTACGCTGATAATTTTTGGCAAGAACATATTCACCCAGATGATCAAGAATGGGCAGTAAAGTATTGTATAGAATCATCGCTGACATTAGATAATTACGAATTTGAATATAGAATGTTGGCAGCAGATGGCAGAGTCGTTTGGATATATGACATTGTGAATGTGTTGCGGGAGGAGGGGAAACCGCAGATATTACATGGTTTCATGATTGATATTACCGATCGCAAACTCTCAGAGCAAGAACGGGAAAGATTGCTAGCCGAAGCCGAAGCAGCCAACCGCATGAAAGATGAATTTTTAGGGACACTTTCTCACGAACTGCGTACCCCCCTCAACGCTATGCTGGGTTGGATACAGTTACTGAGAAGCCGCAGATTTGATGAAACTACCACAGCTCGCGCCT contains:
- the dndC gene encoding DNA phosphorothioation system sulfurtransferase DndC — encoded protein: MTTAQQPENKGQQSRTVADLVTDIQTLTAEIQELYCLDEIPWVVGYSGGKDSTATLQLIWNAIAGLSPEQRKKPVHVITTDTLVENPIVSAWVRNSLQQMKDVAKEQGMPVQPHLLYPAVKDTFWVNLIGKGYPAPRNRMRWCTERLKIKPTDGFIRDVIQANGEVILVLGTRKAESVKRSITMAKHREWRIRDRINTNPNRPNSLIYLPIEDWRTDEVWIYLNQWQNPWGYSNKDLFTMYRGATADNECPLVVDTSTPSCGDSRFGCWVCTIVNKDKSMEAMIQNDEEKEWMQPLLDIRNELDIRDDRDKRDFRRIWGEVQLFERNVDGEVSVEPIHGPYTKYWREYWLRKVLEAEAQVRCTAPENMRDITLITLEEMSEIRRIWLEEKHEFDDSLPRIYHEVTGEVFHDPRPGADNSLLGSDEWEVLEEICADDAMHLELMAKLLDTERQFRKMVRRVGIYDSLEKCFNTSSRSKEEAVKNAHLKRDLKTAIDQGDVEKVKQLTLGDFAVPAEPVEVTTEKAEVTSDLSTDKPKNWGKMKFQNKEKKSKNNSK
- a CDS encoding CHASE domain-containing protein yields the protein MRSHLSLKSANQLPAWTSYVVLLGTLLLTAGATGLLEITGTAQDKLRFQNAVTRTQDNIQSRLDTYITLLRAGSALFAANEEVSRAEFRAFVERLNLRERYPGIQGIGFSRRISAEQLPGLLSDMQKQGVKNFNLRPNYQRNEYHSIIYLEPLDRRNQAAIGYDMYTETVRRAAMEYARDHGTVAASGKVTLVQEIDQHKQAGFLIYIPVYRQGIIPKTISDRQANLLGFVYSPYRADDLLQGIFGGEQPLVNFDIYDGTEIKPENLLHSSLRNSTVNNPSYHPQFQTTHTIKIAGRSWTMVFKSKPEMDLLSSRNLVPYIGFTGVVISFILFGITRSLNNARNAAETSAAALGVSQAALLESEKRFRRLVESNIFGVACSDFEGNIKYANEYFLRMLGYTIEDMIVGTIHPNKITPAEYVSLDNQAITELRNNGVATPFEKEFIRKDGTRVPILIGSALVQASESKPEEIITFYLDLTIPKQVEAILRQKEEQLRLITNAVPVFISYIDNQQHYGFNNKKYAEWYGVSGSELYGKHIKEVVGEATYKTILPYIETVLSGETVTYEVEITPPHVSSRYIQGAYVPHFSNDGKVEGFVALISDITESKQAQKALQQSEERFRKLTEKARVIPWQADAQTGNFTYVGPQSEEILGYPAIDWYADNFWQEHIHPDDQEWAVKYCIESSLTLDNYEFEYRMLAADGRVVWIYDIVNVLREEGKPQILHGFMIDITDRKLSEQERERLLAEAEAANRMKDEFLGTLSHELRTPLNAMLGWIQLLRSRRFDETTTARALETIDRNTRSLAQLIEDVLDVSRIIQGKLSLNLQQLELIPVVEAAIETVHPAADAKEIRIECRFDSDIGIVIADANRLQQIIWNLLSNAVKFTPKGGKVEVQLQRINSRVQICVSDNGSGIPPEFLPFVFDRFRQADSSSTRSHGGLGLGLAIVRHLVELHGGTVSAESPGIGKGATFIVNLPMRAVAVDHTISPQREPLINSNYPDEPQTLNGVRVLVVDDEPDARQLLTTVLSPYGAQVMTAASAAEALAAVSQFHPDVLVSDIGMPKEDGYVLIRKLRNLPPEQGGRIPAVALTAYARSEDRTQALLAGFQLHIPKPVNPAELVAVIANLTGRT
- a CDS encoding DUF790 family protein produces the protein MLPTELLMHRHNGEEIIPKRLKIDDKHINLANELIAYFQAAVGKTQGMLERQLTDFEGDTTDYRVKRGLAYILKSSFCTFEVVSPLEPPMLRERVFALAAKSVPSKEATQLTLNKIADELTHELEREVLPEQVHNGLYADLNENKILTVFDAPTPQDLLHRYNLSQVQGVFYKASQLILNAHRNVPGEYKLLFRYLKLFQLMAYIEGDADHGFTITIDGPTSLFNPSTRYGLAIAKLIPALLHVTRWSLASTLQTRDAYTNTWRTGRFTLNSECGLVTHYSPGKPYDSMLEASFADKWDALKSEWVLEREVDLIPIPGSVMIPDFRLVHPDGRTFLLEIVGYWRPEYLQKKFSQVRRAGRDDLILAISERLNLEKAGVKLNDVPARIIWFKDKLLPKSVLAVMES
- a CDS encoding PD-(D/E)XK nuclease family protein, producing the protein MPLDIQLLPKIDAKSLREYGKQYYVDAQGNRLPSVTTILNATKPQADRDRLLNWKARVGTEEANRITTAASRRGTKTHKQIERYLLGENPVCSEASLPYWESIKPVLEEINTIRLVEGSVFHYDLKYSGIVDCIASYQGIPCVCEWKTADKPKGSIERLYEYPLQLAAYIGAANKYYGDLGIQINHALLVVVIPEMAAEVFWLETDTIKYYWQQWEARVAEYWQRQKYWSS
- a CDS encoding DGQHR domain-containing protein, with amino-acid sequence MKDSASDPTADIAREYQERETKDKQVLALLLEKFLGKKDQILVQKTEMGGTEAYVGSVTLEWFAGRVHFASGLPLFQNKYNSDTDNIEIDADSIDEIQQRPLDWSRQAPLVQYLAARRNHKFPPVLVVINQSWVDDPKAAEWNSEGKANKSTTDFTPLDKDGKVGLLNISEDNVTIYALDGQHRLMGVQGLMELIKTGKLQRYKKDKTADDSFIKIDDLVEQYQVDPAYLQSLPKEKIGIEFICAVAPGESRTQARRRVRSIFVHVNLMAAPLTKGQLAQLNEDDGFAIVARKIATNHPLLAQQPRRKPRVNWNSATVAANSTVLTTLQAIQDMSERYLGQKFPHWKPLEKGLIPMRPEDDDIEEGIKEFTKLFDNLAALPSYKLLDEEDTPALRRFRFEKDGGEGNMLFRPVGQVALAQALGILLFKKGFALGDIFKKLRKFDQQGGFSGMEYPQSLWYGVLYDPNKKRVQVAGRELAAKLLIYILGGIQDQMERAELRKALADARTVEDKTISFTGEFVEPKEVGLPRSL
- a CDS encoding DEAD/DEAH box helicase family protein, with translation MARTPTLTFDRGTLILHPPPRGKAWMDYATWDDRVEKFRLPAIQYRSVVEALQAEEVDFIDEAKEFYPLDLVATLEMEPYPHQNEALAAWKLAGRQGVVVLPTAAGKTYLAQMAMQATPRSTLIVVPTLDLMHQWYAHLVAAFPDAEVGLLGGGSKDKTPILIATYDSAAINAESLGNRYGLVIFDECHHLPTDFNRVIAEYAIAPYRLGLSATPERTDGKHADLNILIGREVYRKRAEDLAGKALAEHEIVQIKVKLSQHEREKYNQLIQTRNDFLRDSRISLGSIQGWQMFVQMSARSQTGRRAMLAHREAKEIALGTDGKLRILANLLAKHHPERIIIFTADNATVYRISQELLIPAITHQTPVKERHEILTKFREGGYNTLIASHVLNEGVDVPAAAIAIILSGTGSTREYIQRLGRVLRKGNIANKQAILYEVVAEDTSEERTSARRRGMEKSNEPHSRSVSQRRREERKGKTGKKGHLQVVYGTSKERSAKAAEQLEINYSTNRSEDSSDLT